A single window of Cryptococcus neoformans var. neoformans JEC21 chromosome 3 sequence DNA harbors:
- a CDS encoding actin cross-linking, putative, which translates to MWSPQVDMERRASQQSALSPTPPTNKHGRTKSLSAISNFNAAMNINAGGPGGGAPMSPVRMGSPLIGPGGAVEFEWADIQARTFCRWLNKQLESHGLEPMTDVVKDFSSGVKLIQLLEIISEESLGRYVKNPRLRVQKAENAAKALNFIRSKGIKLTNIGPEDIVDGNLKLILGMIWTLILRFTIANITESGLSARDGLLLWCQRKTTGYNPEVDVQNFKGSFADGLALCALIHYHRPELLDYHGLDKADKRNNTELAFKVAEEKLGIPRLLEVKDLCDVEVPDERSVMTYVAEFFHKFSSEDKAETGARRVEKFAEVMQGVWANKNDFERRLDLLLSALSVTEQSWFIAPQPSTYPEAISYLAQFNDYKRTSKREWVKERQELAALYSNIQTKIRTYSLKPWEPSEGARLEDLEKRWAEFLVSETARSRAINASVRDIKETLKKKFARAAEDFIHRLQQIEQAIGALAGPLPQQKQTLSQLSSSIPSLYKLLSTEISDLNNSCLEAKVEENDYTVLTVDDLEYELELAEVGLKKKIAFIDNQLVSAQHTNITPAKLEEFEATFKHFAWEETNTLGMWEMHSALASLGIVYAEEELETIFSELEQHFGAVTYEAWLSLLVNITQDDASSPEQLREAFRGMAGEKPYVTDLDFEYAHLPKETVRFLQEAMPETSELPELEEGMERPANGTTKAYDYNSFLEVAFAQQCI; encoded by the exons ATGTGGTCCCCTCAAGTTGACATGGAACGTCGCGCGTCCCAACAATCAGCCCTCTCACCAACCCCTCCAACAAATAAACATGGCCGTACAAAGTCTCTCAGCGCAATATCCAACTTCAACGCCGCGATGAACATCAACGCCGGAGGACCTGGCGGGGGTGCACCGATGAGCCCTGTCCGCATGGGCAGTCCTTTGATAGGACCCGGGGGAGCAGTCGAGTTTGAATGGGCAGATATTCAAGCAAG GACTTTTTGTCGATG GCTCAACAAACAGCTGGAAAGTCACGGATTAGAACCGATGACAGACGTTGTCAAGGACTTTTCGAGCGGTGTCAAGCTCATTCAA CTCCTA GAAATCATCTCGGAGGAAAGCTTGGGGCGCTATGTTAAGAACCCGAGGCTGCGTGTGCAAAAAGCCGAG AATGCTGCAAAAGCCCTGAATTTTATACGGTCAAAAGGAATTAAATTGACGAATATCGGTCCGGAAGATATCGTTGACGGAAACCTGAAGCTTATCCTGGGCATG ATATGGACGCTTATTCTGAGATTCACAATCGCAAACATCAC AGAATCTGGATTATCGGCAAGGGATGGTCTGTTGCTCTGGTGCCAAAGAAAGACAACTGGCTATAACCCGGAGGTGGATGTACAAAACTTCAAAGGAAGTTTTGCAGATGGTCTAGCTTT ATGTGCTCTGATTCATTACCACCGCCCGGAGCTGCTAGATTATCATGGGTTGGATAAGGCTGACAAGCGAAACAACACTGAACTTGCTTTCAAAGTTGCTGAAGAAAAGCTTGGTATCCCT CGTCTGCTTGAAGTGAAGGATTTGTGCGATGTGGAAGTCCCAGACGAAAGGTCTGTAATGACTTACGTTGCTGAATTTTTCCACAAGTTCTCAAGCGAAG ACAAAGCCGAAACCGGCGCTAGGCGAGTCGAAAAGTTTGCGGAGGTGATGCAAGGCGTCTG GGCCAATAAAAATGATTTTGAGCGCCGTCTGgacctccttctttccgcGCTTTCTGTCACCGAACAGTCCTGGTTCATCGCGCCTCAACCCTCAACATACCCGGAAGCAATCTCATACCTTGCCCAATTCAATGATTACAAACGCACCTCTAAACGGGAATGGGTAAAGGAGCGACAAGAGCTTGCTGCGTTGTACAGTAATATCCAGACAAAGATCAGAACGTATTCTTTAAAACCTTGGGAACCGAGTGAAGGGGCTAGATTGGAG GatctggagaagagatgggcaGAGTTTTTGGTGTCGGAGACTGCAAGAAGTCGTGCTATAAATGCCTCTGTAAGAGA TATTAAAGAGActttgaaaaagaaattTGCGAGAGCGGCAGAGGACTTCATCCATCGCTTACAGCAGATTGAACAGGCGATCGGCGCCTTGGCCGGACCTTTACCA CAACAAAAGCAGACTCTTTCTCAACTATCATCCTCCATACCATCTCTTTACAAGTTGTTATCGACAGAAATATCAGATCTCAACAACAGCTGTCTCGAAGCCAAGGTAGAAGAGAATGACTATACTGTTTTGACTGTGGATGATCTCGAGTACGAGTTGGAGCTGGCTGAGGTGGGATTAAAAAAGAAGATCGCATTCATAGATAACCAA CTGGTCTCTGCCCAACACACCAATATCACACCCGCCAAATTagaagagtttgaggcGACGTTTAAGCATTTTGCATGGGAGGAGACAAAT ACCCTCGGAATGTGGGAGATGCATTCAGCCTTGGCGAGTTTAGGTATCGTCTACGCT gaggaggaactggAAACGATTTTCTCCGAGCTAGAACAACACTTTGGCGCTGTCACATACGAGGCGTGGCTCAGTCTGCTCGTCAACATTACTCAAGACGATGCGTCCTCCCCTGAACAACTGCGCGAAGCTTTCAGAGGCATGGCTGGGGAGAAGCCATACGTCACTGACCTTGATTTTGAGTACGCGCATTTGCCTAAAGAGACAGTTAGGTTCTTGCAGGAGGCAATGCCAGAAACGTCTGAGCTGCCcgagttggaagaagggatggaaagacCTGCTAATGGTACCACGAAGGCTTATGACT ACAACTCTTTCTTAGAAGTTGCTTTTGCGCAGCAGTGTATCTGA
- a CDS encoding RNA binding protein, putative: MPSRGRSTTPKSLTPDRSPARSYLSRSRSPSRSRSRSPLPRKASLRDADMDAPGDGLYKVIVVSGLSKNVMKGHLDEIFSEYGRITGIDLPLFKVSGLNKGKAAIEFDTPAAASKAVKCMDGGQLDGSFLNVQISEHPLPPPQAPSPRRRSPSRSRSRSPPPARRRRSLSRSRSPSPRKGDRVPSYGRRRSYSRSRSPPRHRGGRDSFPGRNGNGYGPGPSGGRGGGGGRGGFSRGGGPPPPGGRDNGWRRERSPPVPVRKWGERGAPRRPSPEYGRGARSASRSVSPRGPRGGVRSRSPVRRRASVSRSRSPVRRRSRSRARSYSRGRSVSMSRSRSRSPLPRKRYSLSRSRSRSSTRSMSIDRSRSGTRSPRK, encoded by the exons ATGCCTTCAAGAGGCCGCTCAACGACTCCCAAGTCACTCACCCCAGACCGCTCTCCGGCCAGGTCTTACCTCTCTCGATCTAGATCTCCTTCCAGGTCCAGGTCAAGGTCGCCCCTTCCCAGAAAGGCATCTCTTCGAGATGCCGACATGGACGCGCCCGGAGATGGCCTGTACAAGGTCATCGTGGTATCTGGATTGAGCAAGAATGTTATGAAGGGCCATTTGGACGAGATCTTCTCAGAGTATGGGCGGATTACTGGGATTGATTTGCCGTTGTTTAAAGTTT CTGGACTGAACAAGGGTAAAGCTGCAATTGAGTTTGATACGCCTGCCGCGGCGTCAAAGGCAGTCAAGTGTATGGATGGTGGGCAGTTGGATGGATCTTTCCTCAATGTTCAG ATTTCTGaacatcctctccctcctcctcaagctccttctcctcgtcgtcgatCCCCGTCTCGTTCGCGTAGCcgctctcctcctcccgccCGTCGTCGCCGTTCACTCTCCCGATCTCGTTCCCCCTCTCCCCGCAAAGGCGACCGTGTCCCCTCTTATGGACGACGCCGTTCGTACTCCCGTTCGCGTTCGCCCCCCAGGCACCGTGGTGGACGAGACTCGTTCCCTGGACGAAATGGTAACGGTTACGGCCCTGGACCTTCTGGCGGTcgcggtggtggtggtggccgAGGAGGATTCTCAAGAGGTGGCGGGCCACCCCCTCccggaggaagagacaaTGGATGGAGGCGAGAGAGGAGCCCTCCTGTGCCTGTGCGTAAATGGGGTGAGCGTGGTGCGCCTAGGAGGCCGTCTCCGGAGTATGGCCGCGGTGCGAGATCAGCCTCGCGTTCGGTCAGCCCGCGAGGTCCACGTGGTGGTGTGAGATCGCGTTCGCCTGTCAGACGACGCGCAAGTGTTAGTAGGAGCAGGAGTCCGGTTAGGAGGAGGAGTAGGAGTAGGGCGAGGAGTTACTCTAGGGGACGGAGTGTTAGTatgagcaggagcaggagcaggtCTCCTCTCCCTAGGAAAAGATACAGCCTCAGCAGGAGTAGAAGTAGGAGCAGCACCAGGAGCATGAGCATTGACAGGAGTAGAAGCGGCACCAGAAGCCCCAGGAAGTAA
- a CDS encoding expressed protein, which translates to MSRHPPFIEVEASRPEFDRNFMPTITKTPNPSFKPGQGLNDLPCAGEFQPNEAKWKSITPEEQAGGDVYKMMISGITPRPIAFVSSMGSDGKANLAPMSYFAAVGHNPPTIMISVAAGKLTDGLKDTSHNIKETKEFCVSIISEPFLEAANFTSIDAPYNVDEWALSGLTQRPSETVKPPHVAESAFTMECEVLHWYDLIGDKGKPTQAVILGKIKRFQVKEFVLDPQDQMKVLTEKLRPMSRLGGISYARSTQMVEIPRPVWDQVKNTPEVKEALDQGPRKTTEK; encoded by the exons atgagtaGACATCCACCCTTCATCG AGGTTGAAGCTTCAAGACCAGAGTTCGACAGAAACTTTATGCCCACAATTACTAAGACGCCCAATCCAAGCTTTAAACCTGGACAAGGATTGAACGACTTG CCCTGTGCCGGAGAATTTCAACCGAATGAGGCCAAGTGGAAGAGTATCACCCCGGAAGAGCAAGCCGGCGGCGATGTCTACAAA ATGATGATTTCAGGTATT ACTCCCAGGCCGATCGCTTTTGTCTCCAGCATGGGGTCCGATGGAAAAGCCAAC TTGGCTCCCATGTCTTATTTTGCCGCTGTCGGTCACAATCCTCCAACTATCATGATCTCTGTGGCAGCAGGCAAGCTCACTGACGGCCTAAAAG ACACGAGCCATAACATCAAAGAGACCAAGGAGTTTTGCGTCTCTATCATTTCGGAGCCCTTTTTGGAAGCCGCTAACTTTACATCAATCGACGCACCATACAATGTCGATGAGTGGGCCCTCTCCGGCCTCACACAGCGTCCATCAGA GACTGTGAAACCGCCGCACGTCGCCGAATCAGCATTCACTATGGAATGTGAAGTCTTACATTGGTACGACCTCATAGGAGATAAAGGGAAGCCCACTCAAGCCGTAATCTTGGGGAAGATTAAACGTTTCCAAGTT aaggaatttgtgttGGACCCTCAAGATCAAATGAAGGTGCTTACCGAGAAGCTAAGACCCATGTCAAGGCTAGGAGGAATTTC TTATGCCCGTTCAACACA GATGGTAGAGATCCCTAGACCGGTCTGGGACCAAGTCAAGAACACCCCAGAGGTGAAAGAAGCGCTAGACCAAGGTCCTCGAAAGACGACAGAGAAATAA
- a CDS encoding nucleus protein, putative, which produces MPAKKRCQFRVVYNIPTLNNSDNADPNAKPEMTANPPTQCPSAALRLAGDCPHCQRVFCSTHRTPEAHNCTGMQACRDAAFQANKEKLEREKTVNSKVAQT; this is translated from the exons at GCCTGCCAAGAAGCGATGTCAGTTCCGTGTTGTCTACAACATCCCCACCCTCAACAACTCTGATAACGCCGACCCTAATGCCAAACCCGAAATGACTGCGAACCCTCCTACGCAGTGCCCTTCGGCCGCTTTGCGACTTGCGGGAGATTGCCCCCATTGCCAGAGGGTGTTTTGTTCCACACATCGGACACCTGAAGCGCACAACTG TACCGGCATGCAAGCCTGTAGGGATGCGGCGTTCCAGGCGAACAAGGAGAAGTtagaaagggagaagactGTCAACAGCAAGGTTGCACAGACATAG
- a CDS encoding phosphoribosyl-ATP diphosphatase, putative: MRFCLHQTSRTIKTTLLSQPRAFVPHSIIIAQLSRTMVSESKSSQKPENLKTEEYKTDAKWLKLEKINWKDQDGKQRVWEVANRANRPKSGVDSVHILALLFHPHKPVSTVIIEQYRPPVASTVIELPAGLIDEGEDPGTAALRELYEETGYGSGESGQGNATVSHVSHVLAKDPGMSGANMHLVIIHVKLGEHDPDPEQHLDDGEHIAKKVIPLKYLSRHLDDYARRGFMVDTILASLAQGWELAHHFDE; encoded by the exons ATGCGCTTCTGTCTTCACCAGACATCACGAACAATCAAGACAACCTTGCTATCACAACCGAGAGCTTTTGTCCCTCATTCTATTATCATCGCACAACTATCACGAACCATGGTATCCGAATCGAAGTCTTCTCAGAAGCCAGAGAATCTTAAGACAGAGGAGTATAAGACAGATGCAAAGTGGCTAAAACTGGAGAAGATCAACTGGAAGGATCAAGACGGAAAACAG AGGGTGTGGGAAGTTGCCAATAGGGCGAATAGGCCCAAGTCAGGAGTCGACT CTGTCCACATTCTTGCTCTTTTATTTCACCCACATAAACCCGTATCTACCGTCATCATTGAACAGTATCGACCTCCTGTCGCTTCAACAGTCATTG AGCTTCCTGCCGGCCTGAttgatgaaggtgaagacCCCGGTACAGCCGCTCTTCGAGAACTTTACGAAGAAACGGGATACGGTAGTGGTGAATCTGGTCAAGGAAATGCGACTGTTTCCCACGTTTCCCATGTGCTCGCCAAAGATCCGGG GATGAGCGGTGCAAATATGCATCTGGTAATAATCCATGTCAAGCTTGGGGAGCATGATCCAGACCCCGAACAGCACCTGGACGAC GGCGAGCACATCGCCAAGAAAGTCATCCCTCTGAAGTATTTGTCCAGGCATCTTGATG ACTATGCAAGAAGAGGTTTCATGGTGGACACGATCCTCGCCTCTCTGGCACAGGGATGGGAACTTGCTCATCATTTCGATGAGTAA
- a CDS encoding actin filament severing, putative, protein MSSGVQPTQECLEKFQELKTGKKLTYVIYGLSEDKRSIVVLKASEDKDFDSFVAELPEKDCRWAVYDFEFTLPGGEGVRNKLCFIVWSPDDASVKNKMIFASSKEAIRRRLDGIHTEIQATDFSEITKDALFEKATRK, encoded by the exons ATG TCCTCCGGTGTTCAACCT ACCCAAGAATGTCTCGAAAAGTTCCAGGAGCTTAAGACTGGTAAAAAGCTCACCTATGTCATCTATGGTCTCTCTGAGGACAAGCGATCCATCGTCGTTCTCAAGGCCTCTGAGGACAAGGACTTTGACAGCTTTGTGGCTGAGCTCCCCGAGAAGGACTGCAGGTGGGCGGTGTACGACTTTGAGTTCACTTTGCCCGGTGGTGAAGGTGTGAGGAACAAGCTGTGTTTCATTGTTTG GTCCCCCGATGATGCCTCTGTCAAGAACAAGATGATCTTCGCTTCTTCCAAGGAAGCCATCCGTCGTCGTCTTGATG GTATCCACACCGAGATTCAGGCTACTGACTTCTCCGAAATCACCAAGGATGCCC TCTTTGAAAAGGCCACCCGAAAGTAA